One region of Triticum aestivum cultivar Chinese Spring chromosome 6B, IWGSC CS RefSeq v2.1, whole genome shotgun sequence genomic DNA includes:
- the LOC123139330 gene encoding uncharacterized protein: protein MAFFDLNLPPVDLEDGGGEGEAFGRGHDGTAGGGVGAGGPQVGARVVGLPPLGLAGRRRGAFDPSRGSLPSSSSGGRTHGRLGLAGRTQAVGWLGGSGFTGHEVFGAHDGGALGAHDGGAFRAHDGGALGAHDGGAFRAHDGDALGAHDGGAFRAQDGGALGAHDGGAFRAHDGGAFRAHDGDALGVHDGGVFRTHDGGAFRAHDGDALGVHDGGVFRAHDGGAFRAHDSDALGAHDGGAFRAHDGGRAGANSGSAFGHDVGGHQDMDANDGHGHVFGEDDAAASGDEENGTGDTQDMGDQGNDAADGHDTGIDLNVMANKKRRAFYTDDDKRSFYTAILEMNGRGPLKHGVTRELSARMKVPARVLRRVWNNGRRGGGVNAVINRKPGRVGRKRITLDSVALAAIPPRHRTTIRDVAGAMNMSKTTVHKLLKEHELRKHTNELKPLLTEENKKARIMYCISNLEPASMPENPIFKDSYNVIHIDEKWFYRTRRSQGIYLGINEPNPVRHAKNKGHIEKIMFLAAVARPRFDMQGNCTFDGKIGIWPYVEWKPAQRRSPNRPRGTMELKPCTTVGMDKSREYLINKVLPAIKEKWPQEDRWKPIFIQQDNAKTHVRPDDPAVLAAAHEGGWDIRVVMQPPNSPDTNGLDLGIFNSLQSVFEKKMPQNLHEILTKVDETWDEHDANKSNRVFLTHQAVMREILRHKGSIDYDLPHLKKRSFERRGIRTRRLPCEPEVVAMALEYVNSEQI from the exons ATGGCGTTTTTTGATCTAAACCTACCTCCAGTAGACttagaggacggcggcggcgaaggggaGGCGTTTGGACGTGGGCACGATGGGACTGCCGGCGGCGGAGTGGGCGCCGGAGGACCACAAGTTGGAGCTCGCGTCGTCGGCCTTCCTCCGCTAGGTCTAGCAGGACGCCGGCGAGGAGCTTTTGACCCGAGCCGCGGATCGCTCCCATCAAGCTCAAGCGGAGGACGCACTCATGGGCGGCTCGGTCTTGCCGGTCGTACACAAGCTGTTGGATGGCTCGGCGGGAGTGGCTTCACCGGGCATGAAGTTTTCGGCGCGCATGACGGAGGTGCTCTCGGCGCGCACGACGGCGGTGCGTTCAGGGCGCACGACGGGGGTGCTCTCGGCGCGCACGACGGCGGTGCGTTCAGGGCGCACGACGGTGATGCTCTCGGCGCGCACGACGGCGGTGCGTTCAGGGCGCAGGAcggtggtgctctcggcgcgcacGACGGCGGTGCGTTCAGGGCGCACGACGGCGGTGCGTTCAGGGCGCACGACGGTGATGCTCTCGGCGTGCACGACGGCGGTGTGTTCAGGACGCACGACGGCGGTGCGTTCAGGGCGCACGACGGTGATGCTCTCGGCGTGCACGACGGCGGTGTGTTCAGGGCGCACGACGGCGGTGCGTTCAGGGCGCACGACAGTGATGCTCTCGGCGCGCACGACGGCGGTGCGTTCAGGGCGCACGATGGCGGGCGCGCCGGAGCAAACAGCGGAAGTGCGTTTGGCCACGACGTCGGTGGTCATCAAGACATGGACGCGAATGACGGCCACGGCCATGTCTTTGGCGAGGACGATGCTGCAGCCAGCGGTGATGAAGAGAATGGCACAGGAGACACTCAAGACATGGGTGATCAGGGAAACGACGCAGCCGACGGCCACGACACCGGCATTGATCTAA ATGTCATGGCCAATAAGAAGAGGCGGGCATTTTACACCGACGACGATAAGCGTTCGTTCTACACAGCCATTTTGGAGATGAATGGTCGTGGTCCGTTGAAACATGGGGTGACTAGAGAATTGTCAGCTCGAATGAAAGTGCCGGCAAGGGTTCTTCGGCGGGTATGGAATAATGGTAGGCGAGGTGGTGGTGTGAATGCGGTTATCAACAGGAAGCCGGGTAGAGTTGGTAGAAAGCGCATTACGCTAGACTCTGTTGCTCTAGCGGCCATCCCTCCGAGACACCGCACGACGATTCGAGATGTTGCCGGTGCAATGAACATGTCGAAGACCACCGTTCACAAGCTGTTGAAGGAGCATGAGTTACGCAAACACACCAATGAGCTTAAGCCTTTGCTAACGGAGGAAAACAAGAAAGCTCGTATCATGTATTGCATTTCAAACCTAGAACCTGCTAGTATGCCGGAGAACCCTATCTTCAAGGATTCATACAACGTCATCCACATTGATGAAAAATGGTTTTATCGCACAAGGAGAAGCCAAGGAATTTATTTGGGCATTAACGAGCCGAACCCCGTGAGGCACGCCAAAAACAAGGGACACATCGAGAAGATCATGTTTCTTGCCGCTGTTGCTAGGCCAAGATTCGATATGCAAGGCAATTGTACTTTTGATGGAAAAATTGGAATTTGGCCCTATGTTGAATGGAAGCCGGCGCAAAGGAGAAGCCCGAACAGGCCTAGGGGAACTATGGAGCTCAAGCCATGCACCACGGTCGGCATGGATAAGAGTCGGGAATATTTGATCAATAAGGTGTTGCCGGCAATCAAGGAGAAGTGGCCGCAAGAGGATCGATGGAAGCCAATCTTCATCCAACAGGACAACGCAAAGACACATGTTCGACCTGATGATCCGGCAGTTCTTGCAGCAGCTCATGAAGGTGGTTGGGACATTAGGGTCGTGATGCAGCCGCCTAATTCTCCGGATACTAATGGGTTAGACCTTGGCATCTTCAACTCTCTTCAGTCCGTATTTGAAAAGAAGATGCCACAAAATCTTCATGAGATTCTCACGAAAGTGGATGAGACATGGGATGAGCATGATGCAAACAAGTCCAACCGTGTGTTCCTTACCCATCAGGCTGTCATGCGGGAAATACTAAGGCACAAGGGCTCCATAGACTATGATCTTCCTCACCTAAAAAAGAGGTCTTTTGAGAGGAGGGGGATCCGCACGCGTAGGCTACCATGCGAGCCCGAGGTTGTAGCTATGGCGCTTGAGTATGTCAATTCCGAGCAGATTTGA
- the LOC123137739 gene encoding protein ROLLING AND ERECT LEAF 2 isoform X2 encodes MGMAWSRQQGDAARAAAREHTRRCRERRRLMREVVRARRQLAASHAGYLGSLGLVASALTHFALGEPLPVSDHTPPAVLVHRPVPAPSTPPPLLRSIQPVQQDGAAAAEPPPAAARTESGVVGGEDLRVAVRHRSLAEVAAGLEEYFLRASAAGDPVSKLLEANSAEYSGVPSSFFGVLCCISSSSSPSVSHDRIDSMHDRIGKRHSSTLQQLMVWEKKLYKEVKARERLQIHHDKKLTALRDQEYSRKVNVDIQKLKGAWDRARAQLATASEAAHASSAAISELRDTHLARQVLGLCHATRDMWKAMRQHHEAQGLIAQQLRGLSGRTSMDATTEIQHGATRALEAAMSAWCAALGHLAKHQRDYVAALHGWLKLTLAPTDGAPASPVAAELAAFVDRWRQALDGVHCAEVLKSIKNFAGATHALYAHQGDELRAARRVAQCTRELDRKSRMLRQVEKSHYDSYAPAGFALWNRGRHWMDHDMRQVHHAHNEVVQRKEEIDACRRKLEGEMKRHAMAIDATRSSAVAGVQRTLPAVFQAMATFSASLATALDAVCRHGSDVH; translated from the exons ATGGGGATGGCGTGGTCGCGCCAGCAGGGGGACGCCGCCCGCGCGGCGGCGCGGGAGCACACGAGGCGGTGCAGGGAGCGGCGCCGGCTCATGAGGGAGGTCGTGCGGGCGCGGCGCCAGCTCGCCGCCTCGCACGCCGGGTACCTCGGCTCGCTCGGCCTCGTGGCGTCCGCGCTCACCCACTTCGCGCTCGGCGAGCCGCTCCCCGTGTCCGACCACACCCCGCCCGCCGTGCTCGTGCACCGCCCGGTCCCCGCcccctccacgccgccgccgctcctccgcTCCATCCAGCCGGTGCAGCAGGACGGTGCTGCCGCTGCcgagccgcctcccgccgccgcccggacgGAGAGCGGCGTCGTTGGCGGAGAGGACCTGCGGGTGGCGGTGAGGCACCGGAGCCTCGCGGAGGTCGCCGCGGGGCTGGAGGAGTACTTCCTCAGGGCTAGCGCTGCCGGCGACCCGGTGTCGAAACTCCTCGAGGCCAACAGCGCCGAGTACAGTG GTGTACCGAGCAGCTTCTTTGGCGTGCTTTGCTGCatttcgtcgtcgtcgtcgccgtctgtTTCGCACGACCGGATCGACAGCATGCACGACCGGATCGGCAAGCGGCATAGCTCTACACTGCAGCAGCTCATGGTCTGGGAGAAGAAGCTGTACAAGGAGGTGAAAGCGAGGGAGCGGCTGCAGATCCATCACGACAAGAAGCTGACGGCGCTCCGGGACCAGGAGTACAGCAGGAAGGTCAACGTGGACATCCAGAAGCTCAAGGGCGCGTGGGACAGGGCGCGCGCTCAGCTCGCCACGGCGTCCGAGGCCGCGCACGCCAGCTCCGCGGCCATCTCCGAGCTCCGGGACACCCACCTCGCGCGCCAGGTGCTGGGGCTCTGCCACGCCACGCGCGACATGTGGAAGGCCATGCGCCAGCACCACGAGGCGCAGGGCCTGATCGCGCAGCAGCTGCGCGGGCTCAGCGGCCGGACGTCCATGGACGCGACCACGGAGATCCAGCACGGGGCAACGCGGGCGCTCGAGGCCGCCATGTCGGCCTGGTGCGCCGCCCTGGGCCACCTGGCCAAGCACCAGCGCGACTACGTCGCCGCCCTGCACGGCTGGCTCAAGCTGACGCTGGCGCCGACGGACGGCGCCCCGGCCTCCCCcgtcgccgcggagctcgccgccttcgTCGACCGGTGGAGGCAGGCGCTGGACGGCGTGCACTGCGCCGAGGTGCTCAAGTCCATCAAGAACTTCGCCGGCGCCACCCACGCGCTGTACGCGCACCAGGGCGACGAGCTTCGGGCGGCGCGCCGCGTCGCGCAGTGCACCCGCGAGCTGGACCGCAAGTCCCGGATGCTGCGGCAGGTGGAGAAGAGCCACTACGACTCGTACGCGCCGGCGGGGTTCGCGCTGTGGAACCGGGGGAGGCACTGGATGGACCACGACATGCGACAGGTGCACCACGCGCACAACGAGGTGGTGCAGCGCAAGGAGGAGATCGACGCGTGCCGGAGGAAGCTCGAGGGCGAGATGAAGAGGCACGCCATGGCCATCGACGCCACCAGGTCCTCGGCGGTCGCCGGCGTGCAGAGGACGCTGCCGGCGGTGTTCCAGGCCATGGCCACGTTCTCGGCGTCGCTTGCCACCGCTCTCGACGCGGTGTGCAGACATGGCAGCGATGTGCACTAG
- the LOC123137739 gene encoding protein ROLLING AND ERECT LEAF 2 isoform X1, which yields MGMAWSRQQGDAARAAAREHTRRCRERRRLMREVVRARRQLAASHAGYLGSLGLVASALTHFALGEPLPVSDHTPPAVLVHRPVPAPSTPPPLLRSIQPVQQDGAAAAEPPPAAARTESGVVGGEDLRVAVRHRSLAEVAAGLEEYFLRASAAGDPVSKLLEANSAEYSVHVKYSAGVPSSFFGVLCCISSSSSPSVSHDRIDSMHDRIGKRHSSTLQQLMVWEKKLYKEVKARERLQIHHDKKLTALRDQEYSRKVNVDIQKLKGAWDRARAQLATASEAAHASSAAISELRDTHLARQVLGLCHATRDMWKAMRQHHEAQGLIAQQLRGLSGRTSMDATTEIQHGATRALEAAMSAWCAALGHLAKHQRDYVAALHGWLKLTLAPTDGAPASPVAAELAAFVDRWRQALDGVHCAEVLKSIKNFAGATHALYAHQGDELRAARRVAQCTRELDRKSRMLRQVEKSHYDSYAPAGFALWNRGRHWMDHDMRQVHHAHNEVVQRKEEIDACRRKLEGEMKRHAMAIDATRSSAVAGVQRTLPAVFQAMATFSASLATALDAVCRHGSDVH from the exons ATGGGGATGGCGTGGTCGCGCCAGCAGGGGGACGCCGCCCGCGCGGCGGCGCGGGAGCACACGAGGCGGTGCAGGGAGCGGCGCCGGCTCATGAGGGAGGTCGTGCGGGCGCGGCGCCAGCTCGCCGCCTCGCACGCCGGGTACCTCGGCTCGCTCGGCCTCGTGGCGTCCGCGCTCACCCACTTCGCGCTCGGCGAGCCGCTCCCCGTGTCCGACCACACCCCGCCCGCCGTGCTCGTGCACCGCCCGGTCCCCGCcccctccacgccgccgccgctcctccgcTCCATCCAGCCGGTGCAGCAGGACGGTGCTGCCGCTGCcgagccgcctcccgccgccgcccggacgGAGAGCGGCGTCGTTGGCGGAGAGGACCTGCGGGTGGCGGTGAGGCACCGGAGCCTCGCGGAGGTCGCCGCGGGGCTGGAGGAGTACTTCCTCAGGGCTAGCGCTGCCGGCGACCCGGTGTCGAAACTCCTCGAGGCCAACAGCGCCGAGTACAGTG TGCATGTGAAATATTCTGCAGGTGTACCGAGCAGCTTCTTTGGCGTGCTTTGCTGCatttcgtcgtcgtcgtcgccgtctgtTTCGCACGACCGGATCGACAGCATGCACGACCGGATCGGCAAGCGGCATAGCTCTACACTGCAGCAGCTCATGGTCTGGGAGAAGAAGCTGTACAAGGAGGTGAAAGCGAGGGAGCGGCTGCAGATCCATCACGACAAGAAGCTGACGGCGCTCCGGGACCAGGAGTACAGCAGGAAGGTCAACGTGGACATCCAGAAGCTCAAGGGCGCGTGGGACAGGGCGCGCGCTCAGCTCGCCACGGCGTCCGAGGCCGCGCACGCCAGCTCCGCGGCCATCTCCGAGCTCCGGGACACCCACCTCGCGCGCCAGGTGCTGGGGCTCTGCCACGCCACGCGCGACATGTGGAAGGCCATGCGCCAGCACCACGAGGCGCAGGGCCTGATCGCGCAGCAGCTGCGCGGGCTCAGCGGCCGGACGTCCATGGACGCGACCACGGAGATCCAGCACGGGGCAACGCGGGCGCTCGAGGCCGCCATGTCGGCCTGGTGCGCCGCCCTGGGCCACCTGGCCAAGCACCAGCGCGACTACGTCGCCGCCCTGCACGGCTGGCTCAAGCTGACGCTGGCGCCGACGGACGGCGCCCCGGCCTCCCCcgtcgccgcggagctcgccgccttcgTCGACCGGTGGAGGCAGGCGCTGGACGGCGTGCACTGCGCCGAGGTGCTCAAGTCCATCAAGAACTTCGCCGGCGCCACCCACGCGCTGTACGCGCACCAGGGCGACGAGCTTCGGGCGGCGCGCCGCGTCGCGCAGTGCACCCGCGAGCTGGACCGCAAGTCCCGGATGCTGCGGCAGGTGGAGAAGAGCCACTACGACTCGTACGCGCCGGCGGGGTTCGCGCTGTGGAACCGGGGGAGGCACTGGATGGACCACGACATGCGACAGGTGCACCACGCGCACAACGAGGTGGTGCAGCGCAAGGAGGAGATCGACGCGTGCCGGAGGAAGCTCGAGGGCGAGATGAAGAGGCACGCCATGGCCATCGACGCCACCAGGTCCTCGGCGGTCGCCGGCGTGCAGAGGACGCTGCCGGCGGTGTTCCAGGCCATGGCCACGTTCTCGGCGTCGCTTGCCACCGCTCTCGACGCGGTGTGCAGACATGGCAGCGATGTGCACTAG